The Vigna unguiculata cultivar IT97K-499-35 chromosome 6, ASM411807v1, whole genome shotgun sequence genome contains a region encoding:
- the LOC114187471 gene encoding U-box domain-containing protein 4 isoform X2: protein MQVEPLISRIRTSGLNIFQQLKVSQYSLPDELSSEDLQQCSHKLKLLGHEETSSVIKEAITAQLEYAGPSPEVLTKIADRLGLMSNQDVLIEAVALERLKENAEQSEKTDEVEYIDQMIAVITRMHERLVMLKQAQSSSPVPIPADFCCPLSLELMTDPVIVASGQTYERAFIKNWIDLGLTVCPKTRQTLAHTNLIPNYTVKALIANWCESNNVQLVDPTKSTNLNPPSVLHGYMESGTTRESPVFSHPRNNQPSSPEAARSRSFSSPGNNITSVGIQLEETSSPLHPRSTSEGSLSGIINGQYMDLARISPAGLDDRSASSDESTVDSASQPSMSPSRRESSSAFSSEQSQTHIRAVSDSSALSTANFPQETQDDDNNAPRLSTSPGHSRDASGELNAGPETAGTTVMPSTHREAESPARLLDTRRSQGIWRRPPDRLVPRIASPAIETRADLSGIEAQVRNLVEGLRSSDLDTQKEATAELRLLAKHNMDNRIAIANCGAINLLVGLLRSADIAIQENAVTALLNLSINDNNKTAIANAGAIEPLIHVLETGSPEAKENSAATLFSLSVIEENKIFIGRSGAIRPLVELLGNGTPRGKKDAATALFNLSIFHENKNRIVQAGAVRHLVELMDPAAGMVDKAVAVLANLATIPEGRNAIGEEGGIPVLVEVVELGSARGKENAAAALLHLCIHSTKFLGKVLQQGAVPPLVALSQSGTPRAKEKAQALLNQFRSQRHGNAGRG from the exons ATGCAAGTTGAACCCCTGATATCAAGAATTCGCACTTCAGGGCTCAATATTTTCCAGCAGCTGAAGGTTTCTCAGTATTCTCTCCCTGATGAATTGAGTTCTGAAGATTTACAG CAATGTTCACATAAACTTAAGCTTTTGGGGCATGAAGAAACCTCATCAGTTATTAAGGAAGCTATTACAGCACAACTGGAATATGCAGGACCCAGTCCAGAGGTCCTGACTAAAATCGCTGATAGGCTGGGCCTCATGTCTAATCAAGATGTTCTTATTGAGGCTGTGGCCCTTGAAAGGTTAAAGGAAAATGCTGAACAATCTGAAAAGACTGATGAGGTGGAATACATTGATCAAATGATTGCTGTCATAACACGTATGCATGAGCGTCTCGTTATGCTTAAGCAAGCTCAGAGTAGCAGCCCAGTTCCAATACCAGCTGATTTTTGTTGTCCACTTTCTTTGGAGTTGATGACTGATCCTGTGATTGTGGCATCAGGGCAAACATATGAGCGAGCTTTCATCAAGAACTGGATTGATCTTGGGCTTACTGTTTGTCCAAAGACACGACAAACTCTGGCTCATACCAACCTAATACCTAATTATACTGTAAAAGCTCTAATTGCAAATTGGTGTGAATCTAACAATGTGCAACTAGTTGATCCCACAAAATCCACAAATTTAAATCCACCATCCGTCCTTCATGGGTATATGGAATCCGGTACAACCAGGGAGTCACCTGTTTTTTCTCACCCCAGGAACAACCAGCCGTCCTCACCTGAGGCAGCGCGTTCTCGTTCTTTTAGTTCACCAGGTAATAACATAACTTCTGTTGGCATTCAGCTAGAGGAAACATCATCACCTTTGCATCCCCGTTCAACTTCAGAAGGTTCCTTAAGTGGTATAATTAATGGACAATATATGGATCTTGCAAGAATATCTCCCGCTGGTTTGGATGACAGGTCTGCTAGCTCAGATGAAAGCACTGTGGATTCAGCTAGCCAGCCATCAATGTCACCATCTAGAAGGGAATCATCCAGTGCCTTTAGCTCTGAACAATCTCAAACCCATATTAGAGCTGTTTCTGACTCCAGTGCACTTTCTACTGCAAACTTTCCTCAAGAAACCCAAGATGATGACAACAATGCTCCTCGGTTATCAACAAGTCCAGGCCACAGTAGAGATGCTTCAGGTGAATTAAATGCAGGGCCAGAAACTGCTGGTACTACTGTCATGCCATCAACACATAGAGAAGCTGAGTCCCCAGCCCGATTGTTAGACACAAGGCGAAGTCAAGGCATATGGAGGCGGCCACCAGATAGGCTTGTTCCTAGGATAGCATCTCCTGCTATTGAAACAAGAGCTGATCTTTCAGGTATTGAAGCCCAGGTCCGGAATTTGGTTGAGGGCCTGAGGAGCTCTGATCTTGATACTCAGAAAGAGGCAACAGCAGAACTCCGCCTTCTTGCAAAGCACAATATGGATAATAGAATTGCGATTGCAAACTGTGGTGCCATTAACTTATTAGTTGGTTTACTTAGATCAGCTGATATAGCAATCCAAGAAAATGCTGTTACCGCACTTCTAAACTTATCAATCAATGATAACAACAAAACTGCAATTGCAAACGCTGGTGCAATTGAACCTCTGATTCACGTGCTTGAAACTGGGAGCCCAGAAGCCAAGGAGAATTCTGCTGCCACTCTTTTCAGCTTATCAGTGATTGAGGAAAACAAGATTTTCATAGGGAGGTCTGGGGCAATTAGACCACTGGTAGAATTATTGGGGAATGGAACCCCTAGGGGAAAGAAAGATGCTGCCACTGCTTTGTTTAATTTGTCAATATTTCATGAAAACAAGAATCGGATTGTGCAAGCTGGTGCTGTGAGGCACCTTGTGGAGTTAATGGACCCAGCAGCTGGAATGGTTGATAAGGCAGTGGCTGTCTTGGCAAATCTTGCCACAATTCCAGAAGGAAGAAATGCAATTGGTGAAGAAGGTGGGATTCCTGTTCTGGTTGAGGTTGTTGAGTTGGGTTCTGCGAGAGGAAAAGAGAATGCAGCCGCAGCTCTTCTACATCTTTGTATACATAGTACCAAATTTTTAGGCAAGGTGCTTCAACAAGGAGCTGTCCCTCCATTAGTAGCTTTATCACAGTCAGGCACCCCAAGGGCCAAAGAAAAG GCCCAGGCTCTCCTCAATCAATTTAGAAGTCAAAGACATGGGAATGCTGGGAGGGGCTGA
- the LOC114187471 gene encoding U-box domain-containing protein 4 isoform X1 — translation MEISLLKMIVNGISSFLHLSISGNKSSEPVSKYYQKAEEILKLLKPIIDEIVNSELASDEMLNKILEEIGLAVNELKEHVENWHLLSSKVYFVMQVEPLISRIRTSGLNIFQQLKVSQYSLPDELSSEDLQQCSHKLKLLGHEETSSVIKEAITAQLEYAGPSPEVLTKIADRLGLMSNQDVLIEAVALERLKENAEQSEKTDEVEYIDQMIAVITRMHERLVMLKQAQSSSPVPIPADFCCPLSLELMTDPVIVASGQTYERAFIKNWIDLGLTVCPKTRQTLAHTNLIPNYTVKALIANWCESNNVQLVDPTKSTNLNPPSVLHGYMESGTTRESPVFSHPRNNQPSSPEAARSRSFSSPGNNITSVGIQLEETSSPLHPRSTSEGSLSGIINGQYMDLARISPAGLDDRSASSDESTVDSASQPSMSPSRRESSSAFSSEQSQTHIRAVSDSSALSTANFPQETQDDDNNAPRLSTSPGHSRDASGELNAGPETAGTTVMPSTHREAESPARLLDTRRSQGIWRRPPDRLVPRIASPAIETRADLSGIEAQVRNLVEGLRSSDLDTQKEATAELRLLAKHNMDNRIAIANCGAINLLVGLLRSADIAIQENAVTALLNLSINDNNKTAIANAGAIEPLIHVLETGSPEAKENSAATLFSLSVIEENKIFIGRSGAIRPLVELLGNGTPRGKKDAATALFNLSIFHENKNRIVQAGAVRHLVELMDPAAGMVDKAVAVLANLATIPEGRNAIGEEGGIPVLVEVVELGSARGKENAAAALLHLCIHSTKFLGKVLQQGAVPPLVALSQSGTPRAKEKAQALLNQFRSQRHGNAGRG, via the exons ATGGAGATATCATTGTTAAAAATGATAGTAAATGGCATATCCTCGTTTTTGCATTTATCAATTTCTGGAAACAAGAGCTCTGAACCTGTCTCAAAGTATTACCAGAAGGCAGAGGAGATACTTAAGCTGTTGAAGCCAATCATTGATGAGATTGTTAATTCTGAGTTAGCTTCTGATGAAATGCTTAATAAGATATTGGAAGAAATTGGTCTTGCTGTTAATGAATTAAAGGAGCATGTCGAGAACTGGCACCTATTGTCTAGCAAAGTATACTTT GTTATGCAAGTTGAACCCCTGATATCAAGAATTCGCACTTCAGGGCTCAATATTTTCCAGCAGCTGAAGGTTTCTCAGTATTCTCTCCCTGATGAATTGAGTTCTGAAGATTTACAG CAATGTTCACATAAACTTAAGCTTTTGGGGCATGAAGAAACCTCATCAGTTATTAAGGAAGCTATTACAGCACAACTGGAATATGCAGGACCCAGTCCAGAGGTCCTGACTAAAATCGCTGATAGGCTGGGCCTCATGTCTAATCAAGATGTTCTTATTGAGGCTGTGGCCCTTGAAAGGTTAAAGGAAAATGCTGAACAATCTGAAAAGACTGATGAGGTGGAATACATTGATCAAATGATTGCTGTCATAACACGTATGCATGAGCGTCTCGTTATGCTTAAGCAAGCTCAGAGTAGCAGCCCAGTTCCAATACCAGCTGATTTTTGTTGTCCACTTTCTTTGGAGTTGATGACTGATCCTGTGATTGTGGCATCAGGGCAAACATATGAGCGAGCTTTCATCAAGAACTGGATTGATCTTGGGCTTACTGTTTGTCCAAAGACACGACAAACTCTGGCTCATACCAACCTAATACCTAATTATACTGTAAAAGCTCTAATTGCAAATTGGTGTGAATCTAACAATGTGCAACTAGTTGATCCCACAAAATCCACAAATTTAAATCCACCATCCGTCCTTCATGGGTATATGGAATCCGGTACAACCAGGGAGTCACCTGTTTTTTCTCACCCCAGGAACAACCAGCCGTCCTCACCTGAGGCAGCGCGTTCTCGTTCTTTTAGTTCACCAGGTAATAACATAACTTCTGTTGGCATTCAGCTAGAGGAAACATCATCACCTTTGCATCCCCGTTCAACTTCAGAAGGTTCCTTAAGTGGTATAATTAATGGACAATATATGGATCTTGCAAGAATATCTCCCGCTGGTTTGGATGACAGGTCTGCTAGCTCAGATGAAAGCACTGTGGATTCAGCTAGCCAGCCATCAATGTCACCATCTAGAAGGGAATCATCCAGTGCCTTTAGCTCTGAACAATCTCAAACCCATATTAGAGCTGTTTCTGACTCCAGTGCACTTTCTACTGCAAACTTTCCTCAAGAAACCCAAGATGATGACAACAATGCTCCTCGGTTATCAACAAGTCCAGGCCACAGTAGAGATGCTTCAGGTGAATTAAATGCAGGGCCAGAAACTGCTGGTACTACTGTCATGCCATCAACACATAGAGAAGCTGAGTCCCCAGCCCGATTGTTAGACACAAGGCGAAGTCAAGGCATATGGAGGCGGCCACCAGATAGGCTTGTTCCTAGGATAGCATCTCCTGCTATTGAAACAAGAGCTGATCTTTCAGGTATTGAAGCCCAGGTCCGGAATTTGGTTGAGGGCCTGAGGAGCTCTGATCTTGATACTCAGAAAGAGGCAACAGCAGAACTCCGCCTTCTTGCAAAGCACAATATGGATAATAGAATTGCGATTGCAAACTGTGGTGCCATTAACTTATTAGTTGGTTTACTTAGATCAGCTGATATAGCAATCCAAGAAAATGCTGTTACCGCACTTCTAAACTTATCAATCAATGATAACAACAAAACTGCAATTGCAAACGCTGGTGCAATTGAACCTCTGATTCACGTGCTTGAAACTGGGAGCCCAGAAGCCAAGGAGAATTCTGCTGCCACTCTTTTCAGCTTATCAGTGATTGAGGAAAACAAGATTTTCATAGGGAGGTCTGGGGCAATTAGACCACTGGTAGAATTATTGGGGAATGGAACCCCTAGGGGAAAGAAAGATGCTGCCACTGCTTTGTTTAATTTGTCAATATTTCATGAAAACAAGAATCGGATTGTGCAAGCTGGTGCTGTGAGGCACCTTGTGGAGTTAATGGACCCAGCAGCTGGAATGGTTGATAAGGCAGTGGCTGTCTTGGCAAATCTTGCCACAATTCCAGAAGGAAGAAATGCAATTGGTGAAGAAGGTGGGATTCCTGTTCTGGTTGAGGTTGTTGAGTTGGGTTCTGCGAGAGGAAAAGAGAATGCAGCCGCAGCTCTTCTACATCTTTGTATACATAGTACCAAATTTTTAGGCAAGGTGCTTCAACAAGGAGCTGTCCCTCCATTAGTAGCTTTATCACAGTCAGGCACCCCAAGGGCCAAAGAAAAG GCCCAGGCTCTCCTCAATCAATTTAGAAGTCAAAGACATGGGAATGCTGGGAGGGGCTGA